Proteins from a single region of Primulina tabacum isolate GXHZ01 chromosome 5, ASM2559414v2, whole genome shotgun sequence:
- the LOC142545286 gene encoding uncharacterized protein LOC142545286 isoform X1: MRKRTTKKAAAAKHLDTPPTPVSDTAAERSPTLSPAKSPETLFDFNLNGLKNIASSSKNKSNEKLMNPTGLSPQTLQSLKNVSTISDLKKMATSNLNCIKRKLEMSHSEILKDIEASQSRLRKRYKQMQTQACQQVMDEAEEEYKKISERIKDGQEAMMASYAEFIVEAQTTASRLCETSIPMLQQTCEKGIAALRSRYGISSTMV, encoded by the exons ATGAGGAAGAGAACAACGAAAAAAGCGGCGGCGGCGAAGCATCTGGATACGCCGCCGACTCCGGTGTCTGACACTGCAGCAGAAAGGAGTCCCACGCTGTCACCGGCGAAGTCTCCGGAGACACTGTTTGACTTCAATCTTAATGGACTGAAAAATATCGCCTCGTCATCGAAGAATAAGAGTAACGAAAAGCTGATGAATCCTACCGGACTTTCTCCTCAGACGTTGCAATCGCTAAAAAACGTGAGCACGATCAGTGATCTGAAAAAAATGGCTACCTCGAACCTGAATTGCATCAAGCGGAAGCTGGAGATGTCGCATTCTGAAATTTTGAAGGACATAGAGGCATCTCAATCTCGCCTCCGAAAACGATACAAG CAGATGCAGACCCAAGCATGTCAGCAAGTGATGGATGAAGCAGAGGAGGAATATAAGAAGATTTCTGAGAGAATCAAAGATGGTCAAGAAGCAATGATG GCTTCATATGCAGAGTTTATTGTGGAAGCACAAACCACAGCATCTCGTC TTTGCGAAACATCTATCCCTATGCTTCAGCAAACTTGTGAGAAAGGAATTGCTGCACTCAGGAGCCGATATGGGATCTCATCCACCATGGTTTGA
- the LOC142545279 gene encoding cadmium-induced protein AS8-like isoform X1: MVNYKSIKMGECQKVKMIIKSIFRRYERWNPVHPTYGAFWGAGIGIGCGMGWGPGFGPEVIGYVGSGCGVGFNIGFTLLGFGIGLPTNYIFTVPHNAFMVTRRGTLEAALARGSHANRTGEGLSWDASKSSIFDVQQNLLESFSSFKFKNPLENRLNLPDMRTMLISRSKPIHDCLQRVGGNLFPGDRGSKS, translated from the exons ATGGTTAATTACAAGTCAATAAAAATGGGTGAATGCCAGAAG GTTAAAATGATTATAAAGAGCATTTTCAGGAGATATGAAAGATGGAACCCGGTGCATCCAACGTACGGAGCCTTTTGGGGAGCTGGAATAGGCATAGGTTGCGGCATGGGATGGGGTCCTGGCTTTGGCCCTGAAGTAATTGGTTATGTTGGATCTGGCTGTGGCGTTGGATTTAACATTGGCTTCACTTTGCTTGGTTTTGGCATTGGCCTTCCAACCAATTACATATTTACGGTCCCTCATAATG CTTTTATGGTGACAAGAAGGGGAACATTGGAAGCTGCTCTGGCTAGAGGTTCGCATGCTAACAGAACCGGTGAAGGACTTAGCTGGGACGCAAGCAAATCAAGCATTTTCGATGTCCAACAAAATTTACTTGAATCGTTTTCTAGCTTCAAGTTTAAAAATCCACTGGAGAACAGACTGAATTTACCTGACATGAGAACCATGTTGATTTCCCGTTCAAAACCCATACATGATTGTTTACAAAGAGTTGGTGGGAACTTGTTTCCCGGGGATAGAG GTTCGAAGAGCTGA
- the LOC142545279 gene encoding cadmium-induced protein AS8-like isoform X2 → MIIKSIFRRYERWNPVHPTYGAFWGAGIGIGCGMGWGPGFGPEVIGYVGSGCGVGFNIGFTLLGFGIGLPTNYIFTVPHNAFMVTRRGTLEAALARGSHANRTGEGLSWDASKSSIFDVQQNLLESFSSFKFKNPLENRLNLPDMRTMLISRSKPIHDCLQRVGGNLFPGDRGSKS, encoded by the exons ATGATTATAAAGAGCATTTTCAGGAGATATGAAAGATGGAACCCGGTGCATCCAACGTACGGAGCCTTTTGGGGAGCTGGAATAGGCATAGGTTGCGGCATGGGATGGGGTCCTGGCTTTGGCCCTGAAGTAATTGGTTATGTTGGATCTGGCTGTGGCGTTGGATTTAACATTGGCTTCACTTTGCTTGGTTTTGGCATTGGCCTTCCAACCAATTACATATTTACGGTCCCTCATAATG CTTTTATGGTGACAAGAAGGGGAACATTGGAAGCTGCTCTGGCTAGAGGTTCGCATGCTAACAGAACCGGTGAAGGACTTAGCTGGGACGCAAGCAAATCAAGCATTTTCGATGTCCAACAAAATTTACTTGAATCGTTTTCTAGCTTCAAGTTTAAAAATCCACTGGAGAACAGACTGAATTTACCTGACATGAGAACCATGTTGATTTCCCGTTCAAAACCCATACATGATTGTTTACAAAGAGTTGGTGGGAACTTGTTTCCCGGGGATAGAG GTTCGAAGAGCTGA
- the LOC142545286 gene encoding uncharacterized protein LOC142545286 isoform X2, with the protein MRKRTTKKAAAAKHLDTPPTPVSDTAAERSPTLSPAKSPETLFDFNLNGLKNIASSSKNKSNEKLMNPTGLSPQTLQSLKNVSTISDLKKMATSNLNCIKRKLEMSHSEILKDIEASQSRLRKRYKMQTQACQQVMDEAEEEYKKISERIKDGQEAMMASYAEFIVEAQTTASRLCETSIPMLQQTCEKGIAALRSRYGISSTMV; encoded by the exons ATGAGGAAGAGAACAACGAAAAAAGCGGCGGCGGCGAAGCATCTGGATACGCCGCCGACTCCGGTGTCTGACACTGCAGCAGAAAGGAGTCCCACGCTGTCACCGGCGAAGTCTCCGGAGACACTGTTTGACTTCAATCTTAATGGACTGAAAAATATCGCCTCGTCATCGAAGAATAAGAGTAACGAAAAGCTGATGAATCCTACCGGACTTTCTCCTCAGACGTTGCAATCGCTAAAAAACGTGAGCACGATCAGTGATCTGAAAAAAATGGCTACCTCGAACCTGAATTGCATCAAGCGGAAGCTGGAGATGTCGCATTCTGAAATTTTGAAGGACATAGAGGCATCTCAATCTCGCCTCCGAAAACGATACAAG ATGCAGACCCAAGCATGTCAGCAAGTGATGGATGAAGCAGAGGAGGAATATAAGAAGATTTCTGAGAGAATCAAAGATGGTCAAGAAGCAATGATG GCTTCATATGCAGAGTTTATTGTGGAAGCACAAACCACAGCATCTCGTC TTTGCGAAACATCTATCCCTATGCTTCAGCAAACTTGTGAGAAAGGAATTGCTGCACTCAGGAGCCGATATGGGATCTCATCCACCATGGTTTGA